Genomic segment of Myxococcota bacterium:
GCTCGGTCTGCAGCGCCGCCATGCGGTCGGTTTCTTTCAGCCGCAGGTTCGGCACGTTGCGGATCGCCGTGCGTCCGCGCGCGAACAGCGCCACCACCGCCAGCGTGAGCGCGCTGTCGGGCAGGGCGTTCAGGTCCACGTCGATGCCGTGCAGGTAGCGCGGCCCGCGCACCGCGATCCAGCGCGGCCCGCGCTCCACGGTGCAGCCCATGCGCTCGAGCACCTCCACGAAGCGCACGTCGGCCTGCAGCGAGGCCGCCGAGAGGCCCTCCACACGCACGCGCCCGCCGGTGACTGCCGCGGCCGCGAAGAAGTAGGTGGCGGCCGAGGCGTCGGGCTCCACGTGGTAGGTGCGCGGCCGGTAGCGCTGGTTGCCGGGCACGCGGAAGGTGTCGCCGCGCGTCTCGACCGAGATCCCGAACGAGCTCATGATCTCGAGCGTCAGGTCCACGTACGGCCGCGAGGTGATCTGCGCGGCGGTGATCTCGACCTCGCCCGCCGCGAGCGGCGCCACCAGGAGCAGCGCGGACAGGAACTGACTCGACTTCGAGGCGTCGATCGCCACGCGTCCGCCCGAGAGCCGCCCGCCCTGCACGGTGACCGGCGGGCAGCCCGCCACGGTGCGCACCTGCACGCCCAGCGCCGACAGCGCGTCGGCCAGGTCCTGGATCGGCCGCTCGCGCATGCGCGGCACGCCGTCGAGCACCACGCGGCCCTCGACCAGCGCCGCGCAGGCGCTGAGGAAGCGCATGGTCGTGCCCGAGGCGCGGCAGTCGATCGGGTGCAGGGGGATCGCGAAGTGACCGCCCGTGCCGTGCACGATCGCGTCGGCGCCCGACTTCTCGACCCGCACGCCCAGCCGCGCCAGGCCGTCGGTCATGGCCTCGGTGTCGTCGCTCTCGAGCCAGCCCACGAGCCGGCTCGGACCCTCGGCGAGCGCGCAGCACACGAACGCCCGGTTGGTCAGGCTCTTCGAGCCTGGCACGCGCACCGTGGCATCGGGCGCTCGGATCCGCGCGACGGCCAGTTCCCCCATTCCGGCCGCGAACCGTAGCACAGGCGCTAACCCGCTGAAATGGAAGGCAAAAGCCTTCCTCACCGCCCCTCGAACCGCGTTGACCGAAGGGGAGGGCCCGGATAATCTTCCCCGCCGTTTGTCCGTCCCGTGGCTCGCATGGGCACCCGACCCATGCTCCGCCCCCAACCCGTTCGTCCGTCGTGTGCGCCGAGGAGAATCGAATGCCCAAGTACCGCCTACTGACTCCGGGTCCCGTCGCCGTGCCGGAACGCGTGCTGCACGCCATGGCGCGCACGCTGCTCCACCACCGCGCGCCCGCGTTCATCCCCGTGTTCAAAGAGGTGCGCGCGAACCTGAAGAAGGTCTTCCAGACCGAGAGTGACGTGCTGATCCTCGCGGCGACCGGAACCGGCGCGATGGAGGCGGCGGTGATCAACACACTCTCGCCCGGTGACAAGGCGGTCGTGGTGCGCGGCGGCAAGTTCGGCGAGCGCTGGACGGAGATCTGCGCCGCCAACGGCATCCAGTGCGAGAACGTCGACGTGGAGTGGGGCCGCGCGGTCGAGCCGGCCGCCGTGCGCGAGGCGTTCCAGCGCTGCCCCGAAGCCAAGGCGCTGTTCGTCCAGGCGAGTGAGACGTCGACCGCGGTCTACCACCCGATCCGCGAGCTCGCCGAGGTGACTCACGAGAAGCCCGAGCGGCTGATCGTGGTCGACGGCATCTCCGGCGTGGGCGTGCACGACCTGCCGATGGACGCCTGGGGTCTCGACGTGGTGGTGTCGGGCAGCCAGAAGTCGTGGCTCTTGCCGCCGGGTCTGGCGTTCATCGCGCTCTCCGAGCGCGGCCGCGCCGCGGTGAAGGCCGCCAAGTGCACGAGATACTACTTCGACCTGCGCAAGGAGCTGAAGGCCCAGGTCGACGATCAGACGGCCTGGACCGCGCCGGTCTCGCTCGTGGTGGGCCTGCAGGAAGCCCTGCGCATGATTCTCGACGAGGGCCTGCACGAGGTGTTCGCGCGCCACGAGGCGCTGGCCACCGCGACCCGCGCCGCGATGAAGGCGC
This window contains:
- the aroA gene encoding 3-phosphoshikimate 1-carboxyvinyltransferase is translated as MGELAVARIRAPDATVRVPGSKSLTNRAFVCCALAEGPSRLVGWLESDDTEAMTDGLARLGVRVEKSGADAIVHGTGGHFAIPLHPIDCRASGTTMRFLSACAALVEGRVVLDGVPRMRERPIQDLADALSALGVQVRTVAGCPPVTVQGGRLSGGRVAIDASKSSQFLSALLLVAPLAAGEVEITAAQITSRPYVDLTLEIMSSFGISVETRGDTFRVPGNQRYRPRTYHVEPDASAATYFFAAAAVTGGRVRVEGLSAASLQADVRFVEVLERMGCTVERGPRWIAVRGPRYLHGIDVDLNALPDSALTLAVVALFARGRTAIRNVPNLRLKETDRMAALQTELQKLGARVETTATDLVIEPPGQVTPGRIATYQDHRMAMSFAVAGLAVDGIVIEDPECVGKTFPGFFDELARLSA
- a CDS encoding alanine--glyoxylate aminotransferase family protein, with the protein product MPKYRLLTPGPVAVPERVLHAMARTLLHHRAPAFIPVFKEVRANLKKVFQTESDVLILAATGTGAMEAAVINTLSPGDKAVVVRGGKFGERWTEICAANGIQCENVDVEWGRAVEPAAVREAFQRCPEAKALFVQASETSTAVYHPIRELAEVTHEKPERLIVVDGISGVGVHDLPMDAWGLDVVVSGSQKSWLLPPGLAFIALSERGRAAVKAAKCTRYYFDLRKELKAQVDDQTAWTAPVSLVVGLQEALRMILDEGLHEVFARHEALATATRAAMKALGLELVAPDSPSFACTAVYVPKGVDGKKFVKHLQDVYNVTFMGGQGHLEGKIFRIGHMGDVDGFDMISAVAAVEMTLADMGQPVKTGEGTRVATELLRKAGLKKA